From a region of the Aeoliella mucimassa genome:
- a CDS encoding helix-turn-helix domain-containing protein, with the protein MKVFTTGQVAKICKVAPRTVSKWFDSGRLKGYRIPGSQDRRIPREYLIKFLKEHGMPLGDLEDEAMAKVLIVAQDQVLIENLKRELPLEKSFKTSTAASGFEAGIQSESFHPDCIIVDFSIGQVEALQICQNLRRNPDFAETILIALLPDDGSSMSFDRSSINETFKKPFDAALLAERLRTLIGSKKELV; encoded by the coding sequence ATGAAGGTCTTTACTACTGGTCAGGTCGCAAAGATCTGTAAAGTGGCCCCGCGCACGGTCAGCAAGTGGTTCGACTCGGGACGTCTCAAGGGATACCGCATCCCCGGTTCCCAAGACCGACGGATCCCCCGCGAGTACCTGATTAAGTTCCTCAAAGAGCATGGTATGCCTTTGGGCGACCTGGAAGACGAAGCGATGGCCAAAGTGCTAATCGTCGCCCAGGACCAGGTACTCATTGAGAACCTGAAGCGCGAACTACCACTTGAGAAGTCGTTCAAGACTTCCACTGCCGCGAGCGGCTTCGAAGCTGGAATTCAATCCGAGAGCTTCCACCCCGATTGCATTATCGTTGACTTCTCGATCGGTCAGGTCGAAGCGTTGCAGATTTGCCAAAACCTGCGTCGCAATCCCGACTTCGCCGAGACGATCCTGATTGCCTTGCTGCCGGACGATGGTTCGAGCATGAGCTTCGATCGTTCGAGCATCAACGAAACGTTCAAGAAGCCGTTCGATGCCGCTTTGTTGGCCGAACGCTTGCGGACGCTGATCGGAAGCAAGAAAGAACTCGTCTAA
- a CDS encoding IS630 family transposase, translating into MPKLNDEFCERMEDVLEQYEKPLDPNEPVVCLDEQPYQRVDDARPPEPAAPGKIAKQDYEYRRCGTCSVFVAVEPKAGKRFVQAKRHRKRADFARFVRDLLKRYPDAERVHLVMDNLNTHNEKSLIETFGEEAARPMLERIVWHFTPKHASWLNMAEIEISAIQRQCLGRRLASLDKVQSELSHCSRDRNRKKIKINWTFHRKDAKRVFPELYRK; encoded by the coding sequence GTGCCCAAGCTGAACGACGAGTTCTGTGAGCGGATGGAGGACGTCCTCGAGCAGTACGAGAAGCCGCTCGACCCGAACGAGCCGGTCGTCTGCCTCGACGAGCAGCCCTATCAGAGGGTCGACGACGCGCGGCCGCCCGAGCCCGCGGCACCCGGCAAGATCGCGAAGCAGGACTACGAGTACCGCCGCTGCGGAACCTGCAGCGTGTTCGTGGCGGTCGAGCCGAAGGCGGGCAAGCGATTCGTTCAGGCCAAGCGTCACCGCAAGCGAGCCGACTTCGCCCGGTTCGTCCGCGACCTCTTGAAGCGCTATCCCGACGCAGAGCGGGTTCATCTGGTGATGGACAACCTCAACACGCACAACGAGAAGTCGTTGATCGAAACCTTTGGCGAGGAGGCGGCTCGGCCAATGCTGGAGCGGATTGTGTGGCATTTTACCCCCAAGCATGCCAGTTGGCTCAACATGGCCGAGATCGAAATCTCGGCCATACAGCGACAATGCCTGGGACGTCGGTTGGCTTCGCTCGACAAGGTTCAAAGCGAACTCTCCCACTGTTCACGCGACCGCAATCGGAAGAAAATCAAAATCAATTGGACCTTCCATCGAAAAGACGCCAAACGCGTCTTCCCTGAACTCTATAGGAAATGA
- a CDS encoding helix-turn-helix domain-containing protein yields the protein MKKHIVCLDHQARGGLEQLARSGTRAAQVVRRCQILLKSDSGCTDEEIAEHVGCTTRNVRAVRKRFCEEGVQRAVYDAPRSGRPPEFTKRQQQQVIALACSEPPEGRARWTLELLCEHAVKEGFVDSLSVTEVSLWLKEHDLKPWRKKLGACPS from the coding sequence ATGAAAAAGCACATTGTTTGCCTGGACCACCAGGCCCGTGGAGGTTTGGAGCAGCTAGCACGCTCAGGCACCCGCGCGGCGCAAGTGGTGCGTCGCTGCCAGATATTATTGAAATCGGACTCGGGATGCACCGACGAAGAGATCGCCGAGCATGTGGGCTGCACGACGCGCAACGTCCGAGCCGTCCGAAAGCGGTTCTGCGAAGAGGGCGTCCAGCGGGCGGTGTACGATGCGCCTCGCTCGGGCCGCCCCCCAGAGTTCACCAAGCGGCAGCAGCAACAGGTAATCGCCCTGGCGTGCAGCGAGCCGCCCGAGGGACGGGCTCGCTGGACGCTGGAATTGTTGTGCGAGCACGCGGTGAAGGAAGGCTTCGTCGATTCGCTCAGCGTGACGGAGGTCTCGCTGTGGCTCAAGGAACACGACCTGAAGCCGTGGCGAAAAAAACTTGGTGCGTGCCCAAGCTGA
- a CDS encoding protein-disulfide reductase DsbD family protein: protein MMPRIACSIRLALLLLCALSLGTRPAVSQDFDPSFGYGGLDGIGGVSEPEDPVSFAAQFTAATDDRPAVLMVTATIEPEWHIYSITQPKGGTKPTKLELAESKQFRPIGKWAAIPKPHSYVDNDLYKGVRIEEHEETVTWYLPIEIAEGVDPATLEIKGTYSTQACKQSCLQLDGKFVAKLGSGVPIGPIEVTDPASAVALGESSTKSKGPKLPEQPAEAGVFSAEGSVVTWYGWLDRGRVRPGDRVFLYLRAELPDHWHVNAYEEQKAELGNQPTLIVPKETTGVQYYQPEARAMVVETPSAVEGFGNLRYHEKTAVWVVPFDVSEDVGAGEFELNGIVGYQACELTEAGVGSCELESAVEFTTKLTVDPQATSFEPIGLTFSRGTYDQAAELAAVVAPTLKPAPNNLRIIEFGGEDTAKIGFVGMLGLALVGGLILNLMPCVLPVIGLKLMSFAKQGGESRSRVFLLNLAYVAGLLGVFLFLATLASLPQLGLSTTTDYDWGELNTETWFKVFMTVLVFTMALSFLGVWEIPIPGFAGSSTAAEMASREGYSGAFFKGILTTILATPCSGPFLGPVFGYTIGQDVFTTFMIFFFVGLGMALPYLVIGAFPSLVQWIPKPGAWMDTFKQAMAFMLLGTVVYLLSTLNEDYFIPTMALLVACWFACWLGGRLPITASGFSRGFSWFVGISVAAAVGFVGFGMEKEHELPWQEFTPSQLAEAQATGKPVLLEFTANWCPTCKFNLATAIDVAAVKQVVEANGVQAIKADWTDENAEIEASLEQLNSRSIPLLAIYPAGRSNEVIVLRDTVTKTQVLQALAAAGARENNPEESFQLKQTSEPKGDRLASND, encoded by the coding sequence ATGATGCCACGCATTGCTTGCTCGATCCGACTCGCCCTATTGCTCCTGTGTGCCCTTTCGCTCGGCACCCGGCCTGCGGTGTCGCAGGATTTCGACCCCTCCTTCGGGTATGGCGGTCTCGACGGAATTGGTGGTGTTAGTGAGCCAGAAGATCCGGTGAGCTTCGCAGCCCAGTTTACCGCTGCCACGGACGATCGTCCCGCGGTGCTCATGGTGACTGCCACGATCGAACCGGAGTGGCACATCTACTCCATCACCCAACCTAAGGGTGGCACCAAACCCACCAAGCTGGAACTTGCCGAGTCGAAGCAGTTTCGTCCCATCGGCAAATGGGCCGCGATTCCCAAGCCACATTCCTACGTCGACAACGATCTCTACAAAGGCGTACGGATCGAAGAACACGAAGAAACTGTCACTTGGTATCTGCCGATCGAAATAGCCGAGGGTGTCGACCCTGCAACGCTTGAGATCAAAGGTACCTACTCTACCCAGGCGTGCAAGCAATCGTGCTTGCAACTCGATGGCAAGTTCGTCGCCAAGCTCGGCTCCGGGGTACCAATCGGGCCGATTGAAGTCACCGACCCCGCCAGCGCGGTTGCCTTGGGAGAGAGTTCCACCAAGAGCAAGGGGCCCAAGCTGCCCGAGCAACCTGCCGAAGCCGGCGTGTTTAGCGCCGAGGGCTCGGTGGTGACCTGGTACGGATGGCTCGACCGCGGGCGGGTTCGCCCCGGCGACCGGGTGTTCCTGTACCTGCGAGCCGAACTGCCCGACCACTGGCACGTGAATGCGTACGAAGAACAGAAAGCCGAACTCGGTAACCAGCCCACGCTGATCGTGCCGAAGGAGACCACCGGCGTTCAATACTACCAGCCCGAAGCCCGCGCGATGGTGGTTGAGACCCCCAGTGCGGTCGAAGGGTTTGGCAACCTGCGTTACCACGAGAAGACTGCTGTGTGGGTCGTGCCGTTCGATGTGTCGGAAGACGTGGGGGCGGGCGAATTCGAATTGAATGGCATCGTTGGATACCAGGCCTGCGAACTCACCGAAGCCGGTGTCGGCAGTTGCGAACTTGAGTCGGCCGTTGAATTTACGACGAAGCTCACCGTCGATCCCCAGGCAACCAGCTTCGAGCCGATTGGCCTCACCTTCAGTCGTGGCACGTACGACCAAGCCGCCGAGTTGGCCGCAGTGGTCGCCCCGACACTGAAACCGGCTCCCAACAACCTGCGCATCATCGAATTTGGTGGCGAAGACACCGCCAAGATTGGCTTTGTCGGCATGCTGGGGCTCGCGCTGGTAGGTGGTTTGATTCTCAACCTGATGCCATGCGTCTTGCCGGTGATTGGTCTGAAATTGATGTCGTTTGCCAAGCAGGGGGGCGAAAGCCGCTCGCGGGTCTTCCTGCTCAATCTTGCCTACGTCGCTGGTTTGCTCGGTGTGTTCCTGTTCCTGGCCACCTTGGCTTCGTTGCCGCAGTTAGGGCTTTCGACCACCACTGATTACGACTGGGGCGAGCTGAACACCGAAACCTGGTTCAAGGTGTTCATGACCGTGCTCGTGTTCACGATGGCTTTGAGTTTTCTTGGGGTCTGGGAGATTCCGATTCCAGGGTTTGCCGGATCGTCGACCGCCGCCGAAATGGCCTCGCGCGAAGGCTACAGCGGTGCCTTTTTCAAAGGCATACTTACCACGATTTTGGCCACGCCTTGCAGTGGTCCGTTCCTCGGTCCGGTGTTTGGGTACACGATCGGCCAGGACGTGTTTACGACGTTCATGATCTTCTTCTTCGTCGGCCTGGGGATGGCGTTGCCGTACCTGGTGATTGGGGCTTTCCCCTCGCTGGTGCAGTGGATTCCCAAGCCGGGTGCCTGGATGGATACCTTCAAGCAGGCCATGGCCTTCATGCTACTTGGCACCGTGGTTTACCTGTTGTCGACGCTCAATGAAGATTACTTCATCCCTACCATGGCGCTGCTTGTCGCGTGCTGGTTCGCCTGCTGGTTGGGTGGCCGATTGCCGATTACTGCTTCGGGATTCTCTCGCGGTTTTTCGTGGTTCGTTGGTATTTCGGTTGCCGCCGCGGTTGGATTCGTGGGCTTTGGGATGGAGAAAGAGCACGAACTTCCCTGGCAAGAATTCACCCCGAGCCAATTGGCCGAAGCCCAAGCTACAGGCAAGCCAGTACTGCTTGAGTTCACCGCGAACTGGTGCCCTACGTGTAAGTTTAACTTAGCGACCGCCATCGACGTGGCGGCCGTTAAGCAAGTGGTCGAAGCCAATGGCGTCCAGGCGATCAAAGCGGACTGGACCGACGAAAACGCCGAGATCGAAGCCAGCCTCGAGCAACTCAATAGCCGTAGTATTCCGCTGCTGGCGATCTATCCAGCCGGCCGGTCGAACGAGGTGATTGTGCTCCGCGATACGGTGACCAAAACCCAAGTGCTGCAAGCCTTGGCCGCTGCCGGCGCTCGCGAGAATAATCCAGAGGAGAGCTTCCAACTCAAGCAAACAAGCGAGCCGAAAGGCGACCGCCTGGCCAGCAACGACTAG
- a CDS encoding phosphotransferase, giving the protein MIPEQVIAIVQQGWPQLAVAGAAATPVTTGRFSTDPLWRIESSGGTYALKGWPTERNEQALRAHRYVNHLAVHFAIPVPVPHTCSQQNTPLYRTANQEWELTSWLTGAALDHPPDERQLIAAAEALAQLHLATRDLPAGSGARGSSPPWSRYADQLQQLKQQISASVFAGCQLPVLARSWQPAWPDASHALDRGATLALGQLQAIPATQPCVQWIWGDAWHGNLLFDGSRVTGLVDFAAVRVDTPLADLARLLGMAASPDSAEWSSALDAYAQVKPLSQGDRQTVIALHAAGTVLSLGNWLRWLSVEQRRFADPQAVLERVDQFAQRLAKLLGLSEKGRFS; this is encoded by the coding sequence GTGATTCCGGAGCAAGTCATCGCCATTGTGCAACAAGGCTGGCCCCAGCTCGCTGTCGCGGGAGCGGCCGCTACTCCAGTTACTACCGGCAGGTTCTCCACCGACCCGCTCTGGAGGATCGAGTCGTCGGGGGGAACCTACGCCTTGAAAGGCTGGCCCACCGAGCGGAACGAGCAGGCGTTGCGGGCGCACCGGTACGTGAATCACCTGGCAGTCCATTTTGCGATTCCGGTGCCAGTTCCGCACACCTGCTCGCAGCAGAACACCCCGCTGTATCGCACCGCGAACCAAGAGTGGGAGCTGACCTCCTGGCTGACTGGTGCCGCTTTGGACCATCCCCCCGACGAGCGTCAGCTGATCGCCGCAGCCGAGGCCCTCGCGCAACTGCACCTGGCGACCCGCGACCTGCCGGCTGGCAGCGGGGCCCGGGGCTCGTCGCCGCCGTGGTCGCGATACGCCGATCAGCTGCAACAATTAAAACAACAGATCTCGGCTAGTGTTTTTGCTGGTTGCCAGCTCCCGGTGCTCGCCAGAAGCTGGCAACCGGCCTGGCCAGATGCTTCGCATGCCCTCGATCGGGGGGCCACCCTGGCGCTCGGGCAATTGCAAGCGATCCCTGCGACCCAACCCTGCGTACAATGGATTTGGGGCGATGCCTGGCACGGCAACCTGCTATTCGACGGATCGCGGGTAACCGGCCTGGTCGATTTTGCCGCGGTGCGGGTCGACACCCCGCTGGCCGATCTCGCCCGGCTGCTGGGTATGGCGGCCTCGCCCGATTCGGCGGAATGGAGCTCGGCCCTCGACGCCTATGCTCAGGTAAAACCCCTGAGCCAAGGTGATCGGCAAACCGTGATCGCACTGCATGCGGCGGGCACGGTGCTGTCGCTCGGCAACTGGTTGCGGTGGCTAAGTGTCGAGCAGCGTCGCTTCGCCGATCCGCAAGCAGTCCTCGAGCGAGTGGACCAATTCGCCCAGCGGTTGGCAAAATTGCTGGGTTTATCGGAGAAGGGCCGTTTTTCGTGA
- a CDS encoding zinc-dependent metalloprotease codes for MSLSYCAQAAADDQSDEPTQEQQTEITPDQISSDSGQGGSSSSSSRSSGSSSAKFPEYSKVLKDTSVEEGLIKLHKGEEKLFFELKPSDLDKDFFVLITIAKGIGQRPLLGGYSWGFGDDWVWQFRRVGDRIHIVRRNVRFVADKGSPSAEAVKLSYSDSVLYSLPIATTGPGGSIVLDMTPVLMSDLPQIGQVLSGFSFSPSKSNWADVQAHPKNVEVQVAATYASNGSSNMESVPDTRGVTVNVHYSISNLPKTNYTPRLADDRIGYFLTVVKDYSKKESEDRFVRYINRWNLEKSDPSAEKSPPKEPIVFWLEKTIPFKYRKPIRDGIEEWNKAYEEAGFYNAIEVRQQPDDATWEPGDVRYNTFRWITAGAGFAMGPSRVDPTTGQILDADIIFDSDFLQSWKREYETFTPESIAAMTGGPLEIEDYLAMRARQPSYLNNGHQSGCMCNLLGGMSMQFAKGAAVVSTRKRSSAELDKMILQGLKEVAMHEVGHTLGLRHNFKSSTLYSMDELHDVSKTSKTGLTGSVMDYNPTNLAPMGQPQGDYYSTTIGPYDHWAIEYGYKPIKGSKPEDELEELGKIAARSGEPNLVYSTDEDTRGIDPDPHSNRFDFSDNLIEYAQQEVQVVAETMPSIVDELVEDGEGYERARRAFGLLLSSHGKAVFFTSRYVGGVYVSRSHKGDANAPAPLELVPAERQREALKFVCENMFSAEPFNFSPEIYDKLAASHWSHWGVSETTRYDYPAHDAILMWQERVLEQLTSGLTLERIHDSELKTSPDTDMVTVAELLTSLTDAMYQELNGNMEGTEFTARKPAISSLRRNIQRSYLDRLVQLALGTSAPADCQTMAYSELGRLKGMIDKFLEANGEKLDRYSQAHLEETSARIERVMDSRFEARP; via the coding sequence TTGTCCCTCAGCTATTGTGCCCAGGCAGCGGCCGACGACCAGTCGGACGAGCCGACCCAAGAACAACAAACCGAGATTACCCCCGATCAAATCTCGTCCGACTCCGGACAAGGTGGTAGCTCCTCGAGCTCTAGCAGATCGAGTGGGTCCTCGTCGGCCAAGTTCCCTGAATACAGCAAGGTGCTCAAAGACACCAGCGTGGAAGAGGGACTCATCAAGCTGCACAAAGGCGAAGAGAAGCTGTTCTTCGAACTCAAGCCGAGCGATCTCGACAAAGATTTCTTCGTACTCATTACCATCGCCAAGGGTATTGGCCAGCGGCCGCTCTTGGGTGGTTATAGCTGGGGCTTCGGCGACGACTGGGTCTGGCAGTTCCGCCGGGTAGGCGATCGCATCCACATCGTGCGTCGCAACGTGCGTTTTGTTGCCGACAAAGGCAGCCCCTCGGCCGAAGCGGTCAAACTGTCTTACAGCGATAGCGTGCTGTACAGCTTGCCAATCGCCACGACCGGCCCTGGTGGTTCGATCGTGCTCGACATGACTCCCGTACTGATGAGCGATTTGCCTCAAATTGGTCAGGTGCTCTCGGGCTTTTCGTTCTCGCCGTCTAAGAGTAACTGGGCCGACGTGCAAGCTCACCCGAAGAACGTCGAAGTTCAGGTGGCTGCCACTTACGCCTCGAATGGTAGCTCGAACATGGAATCGGTCCCCGACACGCGCGGCGTGACCGTTAACGTGCACTACTCCATCAGCAATCTTCCCAAGACCAACTACACTCCGCGTCTAGCCGACGATCGAATTGGTTACTTCTTGACCGTGGTCAAAGACTACTCGAAGAAGGAATCGGAAGATCGCTTCGTTCGCTACATCAACCGTTGGAATCTTGAGAAATCGGACCCCTCGGCCGAAAAATCGCCTCCGAAGGAGCCGATCGTGTTCTGGCTCGAGAAGACCATTCCGTTCAAGTATCGCAAGCCGATCCGCGATGGTATTGAAGAGTGGAACAAGGCCTACGAAGAAGCTGGTTTCTACAACGCGATTGAGGTTCGCCAGCAGCCAGACGACGCCACCTGGGAACCGGGCGACGTTCGCTACAACACGTTCCGCTGGATCACCGCCGGTGCTGGCTTTGCGATGGGCCCCTCGCGAGTCGACCCGACCACCGGTCAGATTCTCGATGCCGACATCATCTTCGACTCCGACTTCCTGCAATCGTGGAAGCGGGAGTACGAAACCTTCACCCCCGAGAGCATCGCTGCGATGACCGGTGGTCCGCTCGAGATCGAAGACTACCTGGCCATGCGTGCTCGCCAACCGAGCTACCTGAACAACGGCCATCAGTCGGGTTGCATGTGTAACCTGCTCGGCGGCATGTCGATGCAGTTTGCCAAGGGCGCTGCGGTGGTTTCGACCCGCAAACGCAGCAGCGCAGAGCTCGACAAGATGATCCTGCAGGGCCTGAAGGAAGTTGCCATGCACGAAGTGGGCCATACGCTTGGCCTGCGTCATAACTTTAAGTCGAGCACTCTGTACTCGATGGATGAGCTGCACGATGTTTCGAAAACCAGCAAAACAGGCCTGACCGGTTCGGTGATGGACTACAATCCCACCAATCTGGCTCCGATGGGTCAGCCGCAAGGCGATTACTACTCGACCACCATCGGTCCTTACGACCATTGGGCAATTGAATACGGCTACAAGCCGATCAAGGGCTCGAAGCCGGAAGATGAGCTGGAAGAGCTGGGCAAGATTGCCGCCCGGAGCGGTGAGCCAAACCTGGTGTACTCCACCGACGAAGACACTCGCGGTATCGACCCCGACCCGCACAGCAACCGTTTCGATTTCTCGGACAACCTGATTGAGTACGCTCAGCAGGAAGTGCAAGTGGTTGCAGAGACCATGCCGAGCATTGTGGACGAGCTGGTAGAAGATGGCGAAGGATACGAGCGTGCTCGCCGGGCGTTTGGGCTGTTGCTGTCGTCGCACGGTAAGGCCGTGTTCTTTACCTCGCGTTACGTGGGCGGCGTGTACGTAAGCCGCAGCCACAAGGGCGATGCAAATGCCCCAGCTCCGCTGGAATTGGTGCCCGCCGAACGCCAACGGGAGGCCTTGAAGTTCGTCTGCGAGAACATGTTCTCCGCCGAGCCGTTTAACTTCTCGCCTGAGATCTACGACAAACTGGCCGCTTCGCACTGGAGCCACTGGGGCGTGAGCGAGACAACTCGCTACGACTACCCGGCCCACGATGCCATCCTCATGTGGCAGGAACGCGTGCTGGAGCAGCTCACCTCGGGTCTGACCCTCGAGCGGATTCACGACTCGGAACTGAAAACCTCGCCCGACACCGACATGGTGACCGTTGCCGAACTGCTGACCTCGCTTACCGATGCGATGTACCAGGAGCTCAACGGCAACATGGAAGGCACCGAGTTCACCGCTCGCAAGCCTGCCATATCGAGCCTTCGCCGGAACATCCAACGCAGCTACCTGGACCGCCTGGTTCAGCTCGCGCTTGGCACCTCGGCCCCGGCCGACTGCCAGACGATGGCCTACAGCGAACTCGGTCGCCTGAAAGGCATGATCGACAAGTTCCTCGAAGCCAACGGCGAGAAACTCGACCGCTACAGCCAGGCTCACCTCGAGGAGACCTCGGCTCGCATCGAAAGAGTAATGGACTCCCGCTTCGAAGCTCGTCCGTAA
- a CDS encoding P-II family nitrogen regulator, translating into MKLIWAVIQPTKLASVEKALINIGVTRMTVLDAMGYARQRGHIETYRGHEYETNLLRKVQLEIAVNDDFVDRTIECLEEHARTSVEGHIGDGKVFVVPLEQSIQISDGQRGPGAV; encoded by the coding sequence ATGAAACTAATTTGGGCGGTCATTCAACCCACCAAGCTTGCGAGTGTCGAAAAAGCACTCATTAACATCGGCGTGACCCGCATGACCGTGCTCGACGCGATGGGATACGCACGGCAGCGGGGGCACATCGAAACCTACCGCGGCCACGAATACGAAACCAACCTACTGCGTAAAGTGCAGCTCGAAATTGCCGTGAACGACGACTTCGTCGACCGCACCATCGAGTGCCTGGAAGAACACGCCCGCACCAGCGTGGAAGGCCATATTGGCGACGGCAAGGTGTTTGTGGTGCCTTTGGAACAGTCCATACAGATTAGCGATGGCCAACGTGGCCCAGGAGCGGTTTAA
- a CDS encoding DNA gyrase inhibitor YacG — translation MVCPTCKKEFDPNDSDSLPFCSERCRLVDLNRWFGEGHGLPSIPDPDADETPEML, via the coding sequence TTGGTCTGCCCTACCTGCAAAAAAGAGTTCGACCCGAACGATTCCGACTCGTTGCCATTCTGCAGCGAGCGATGTCGTCTAGTCGACTTGAACCGCTGGTTCGGGGAAGGTCACGGGCTGCCGTCGATTCCGGATCCCGATGCTGACGAAACGCCCGAAATGCTGTAA
- a CDS encoding FmdB family zinc ribbon protein gives MPTYDYQCDACDHEFELFQSISEPVKRKCPECGKLKLRRLFGTGAAVMFKGSGFYETDYRSDSYKKAAANDKKSESSTKSETKAKSDSSTKKKSSKKD, from the coding sequence ATGCCTACCTACGACTATCAGTGTGATGCGTGCGATCATGAGTTCGAGCTGTTCCAGTCGATCTCCGAGCCGGTCAAACGCAAGTGCCCGGAGTGCGGCAAGTTGAAGCTCCGCCGGTTGTTCGGCACCGGAGCTGCGGTGATGTTCAAGGGTTCGGGGTTTTACGAAACCGACTACCGCAGCGACTCCTACAAAAAGGCCGCCGCGAACGACAAAAAGTCGGAGTCGAGCACCAAATCGGAAACCAAGGCGAAGTCGGATAGCTCGACCAAAAAGAAGAGTTCGAAGAAGGATTAA
- the grpE gene encoding nucleotide exchange factor GrpE, translated as MANEEELVDEAMDESQELENQPEVDTEELEAELATEKDRSLRLQAELQNLRARQARELADARKYAGIELMRDILPVLDNVDRAIEAAGEGAEVASLLEGFKLVRQQLLTALDQHNCKQIAAEGEVFDPDYHQAILQQPSPEVPAGVIMMVTQAGYQLHDRVVRAAQVIVSAGPGEIGNIAENDSAGDEATA; from the coding sequence ATGGCCAACGAAGAAGAACTGGTTGACGAAGCGATGGACGAATCGCAGGAGTTGGAAAACCAGCCCGAAGTCGATACCGAAGAACTCGAGGCCGAATTGGCTACCGAGAAGGATCGTTCGCTACGTTTGCAGGCCGAACTCCAGAACCTGCGTGCTCGCCAGGCGCGGGAACTGGCCGATGCTCGCAAGTACGCTGGTATCGAATTGATGCGCGATATTCTGCCGGTGCTCGACAACGTGGATCGGGCGATCGAAGCCGCCGGCGAAGGAGCCGAAGTGGCCAGCCTGCTCGAAGGTTTTAAACTGGTCCGCCAGCAGCTGCTGACCGCCCTCGATCAGCACAACTGCAAGCAGATTGCCGCCGAAGGCGAAGTGTTTGATCCCGATTACCACCAGGCCATCCTGCAGCAGCCTTCGCCCGAAGTGCCTGCTGGGGTGATCATGATGGTCACGCAAGCGGGCTATCAGTTGCACGACCGCGTGGTGCGGGCCGCTCAGGTGATTGTTTCCGCGGGTCCTGGCGAGATTGGCAACATTGCCGAGAACGATTCGGCTGGCGACGAGGCCACCGCTTAG
- the dnaJ gene encoding molecular chaperone DnaJ, giving the protein MPTQRCYYEVLGVERSASEGDIATAYRKLAIKYHPDKNPGDEEAIERFKECSEAFEVLHDSQKRARYDQYGHAGVNGAGGGGGHFHDVGDIFSAFGDIFGDIFGGGGGGRRARAGRDVRCDVTLTLHEAAEGCTKEVEFQRHENCDDCNGTGATAGSAREVCSYCGGHGRVIQSAGIVRVQTTCPACGGEGSKVKDPCRTCRGKGQRLRTVAIEVKIPAGVDDGMRVRITGEGEPSPNGGPPGDCYCFISVLSHPLFERQGPHLICRVPITYPQAALGCTLEVPTLAGRGEVKVPAGTQSGEVFRMSGRGMPDPRSHSVGDLLVQVSIEVPTKLSKDEDKLLRELAELEHTNVAPQRKSFFKQLTDYFTANDSDGEEA; this is encoded by the coding sequence ATGCCTACACAACGTTGTTATTACGAAGTTCTCGGCGTCGAGCGTTCTGCGTCGGAGGGTGACATTGCCACCGCTTATCGCAAGCTGGCAATCAAGTACCATCCCGATAAGAACCCCGGCGACGAGGAAGCGATTGAACGCTTCAAAGAGTGCAGTGAAGCCTTCGAGGTACTGCACGATTCGCAGAAGCGTGCGCGCTACGACCAGTACGGCCACGCAGGCGTGAATGGTGCTGGGGGTGGTGGAGGTCATTTCCACGACGTCGGCGACATCTTCAGCGCGTTCGGCGACATCTTTGGCGACATCTTCGGTGGCGGCGGAGGAGGGCGACGCGCCCGCGCGGGACGCGATGTTCGCTGCGACGTAACGCTCACCCTGCACGAAGCAGCCGAGGGTTGCACCAAAGAAGTCGAGTTTCAACGACACGAAAACTGCGACGATTGCAACGGCACCGGAGCCACCGCTGGCAGCGCCCGCGAGGTCTGCAGCTACTGCGGCGGCCACGGTCGGGTGATTCAATCGGCTGGCATCGTCCGCGTACAAACCACGTGCCCCGCCTGCGGCGGCGAAGGCTCGAAGGTGAAGGACCCTTGCCGCACCTGTCGCGGCAAAGGGCAGCGACTCCGCACCGTGGCGATCGAGGTCAAAATCCCCGCTGGTGTCGACGATGGCATGCGGGTCCGAATCACCGGCGAAGGAGAGCCAAGCCCCAACGGCGGACCTCCCGGTGATTGCTACTGTTTTATTTCGGTGCTGAGCCACCCGCTGTTCGAGCGACAAGGCCCTCACCTGATTTGCCGCGTGCCGATTACCTATCCCCAAGCAGCGCTCGGTTGCACGCTCGAGGTGCCGACCCTCGCCGGGCGGGGCGAAGTAAAAGTACCGGCCGGCACCCAGTCGGGCGAGGTGTTTCGCATGAGCGGCCGAGGCATGCCCGACCCGCGGTCGCACAGCGTCGGCGATCTGCTGGTGCAGGTGAGCATCGAAGTACCGACCAAACTATCCAAAGACGAAGACAAACTGCTACGCGAGCTGGCTGAACTGGAACACACGAACGTGGCTCCGCAGCGGAAGTCGTTTTTCAAACAATTGACTGATTACTTTACCGCCAACGATTCTGATGGCGAGGAGGCATAA